A window of Herpetosiphon gulosus genomic DNA:
AATCATGATGGAAAGCGTGCACGACCTTGCCCCTATCGTCGGGATGACCGCCGCCTGTCAGGCGCTTGGGGTGCCGCGCAGCACGGTCTACCGCCGTCAACGACCCGCCGTGCGACGGCAGCGCACCGTCCGTCGCCATCCGCGTATGCTCAGTCCCGACGAGCAAACCGCCGTGCGGGCCGTCCTGAACAGCGAGCGCTTTGTCGATCAAGCCCCGCGCTCGATCTATGCCACGCTGCTTGACGAGGGCATCTATCGGTGCCACTGGCGCACGATGTATCGTCTGCTGCGGGCAGATGCCGCCACCCGTGAGCGCCGCGCCGTGCGCCGCCATCCGGTCTCCACCCGACCCGAGTTGCTGGCCACCGCACCGCGCCAGGTCTGGAGTTGGGACATCACCAAACTGCGCGGGCCGCAGCCGGGCGTGTGGTACAGCCTGTACGTGGTGCTCGACATCTTCAGCCGGATGATCGTCGGCTGGCTGCTCGCCACCCACGAAGCGGCGCTGTTGGCCGAACAGGTGCTGGCTGATGCCTGCCTGCGGGAGGGCATTGCGCCCGACCAACTGACGATTCACGCTGATCGCGGTGCGCCCATGACCTCCACGGTGGTCGCTGACCTGCTGGCCGATCTCGGGGTGCGGCGCTCGCACAGTCGGCCAACCGTTTCCAACGATAATCCGTACTCGGAGGCGCAGTTCAAGACCATGAAGTATGGACCCACCTATCCGGATCGGTTCGCCAATCTGGCGGAGGCGCGGGTGTGGGTGACGGCGTTCGTGGACTGGTACAACCACGTCCATCGGCAC
This region includes:
- a CDS encoding IS3 family transposase; protein product: MMESVHDLAPIVGMTAACQALGVPRSTVYRRQRPAVRRQRTVRRHPRMLSPDEQTAVRAVLNSERFVDQAPRSIYATLLDEGIYRCHWRTMYRLLRADAATRERRAVRRHPVSTRPELLATAPRQVWSWDITKLRGPQPGVWYSLYVVLDIFSRMIVGWLLATHEAALLAEQVLADACLREGIAPDQLTIHADRGAPMTSTVVADLLADLGVRRSHSRPTVSNDNPYSEAQFKTMKYGPTYPDRFANLAEARVWVTAFVDWYNHVHRHSGLSLLTPAMVHGGTADAVVAARQVVLTAAAAHHPERFVQGPPTPPPVPTAAWINPPLSVAAQPDDPARLKRNS